A DNA window from Brassica napus cultivar Da-Ae chromosome C1, Da-Ae, whole genome shotgun sequence contains the following coding sequences:
- the LOC106434338 gene encoding GDSL esterase/lipase At3g50400: protein MTMNKTSVFVPFFILFFFGSRRVVTAGDQNALAASFVFGDSLVDAGNNNYLQTLSRANSPPNGIDFKPSRGNPTGRFTNGRTIADIVGEKLGQPNYAVPYLAPNANGEALLNGVNYASGGGGILNATGSVFVNRLGMDIQIDYFSITRKQFDKLLGEDKARDYIKKSLFSIVIGSNDFLNNYLVPFVAAQARLTQTPEAFVEDMISHLRDQLKRLYALDARKFVVGNVAPIGCIPYQKSINQLKDKQCVDLANKLALQYNARLKDLLMVELKDSLKDAHFVYANVYDLVMDLIVNYKEYGFKTSSEACCGTGGRLAGILPCGPTSSLCTDRSKHVFWDPYHPSEAANLIIADKLLNGDSKYVTPFNLLHLRDL, encoded by the exons ATGACAATGAACAAAACTAGTGTCTTCGTCCCTTTCttcatattgttcttctttggATCAAGAAGAGTAGTTACTGCAGGAGATCAAAACGCCTTAGCCGCGTCCTTCGTTTTTGGCGATTCGCTAGTGGACGCAGGGAACAACAATTACTTGCAAACACTGTCTAGAGCCAATAGTCCTCCTAATGGAATCGATTTCAAACCATCTCGTGGGAATCCAACCGGCCGGTTTACTAACGGTCGCACTATAGCTGACATCGTTG GAGAAAAGCTAGGGCAACCCAATTATGCAGTTCCATATCTAGCACCAAATGCAAATGGTGAAGCATTGTTAAATGGTGTGAATTACGCATCAGGTGGTGGTGGAATTCTCAATGCTACTGGAAGTGTATTT GTTAATCGGTTAGGAATGGATATACAAATTGATTACTTTAGTATTACAAGGAAGCAATTTGATAAGCTTTTGGGTGAAGATAAGGCCAGAGATTACATAAAGAAATCTTTATTCTCCATAGTAATTGGCTCAAACGATTTTCTCAACAACTATTTAGTCCCTTTTGTTGCGGCTCAAGCGAGATTAACACAAACTCCTGAAGCTTTTGTTGAGGACATGATTAGCCATCTTCGTGATCAACTCAAG AGATTATATGCATTGGACGCTCGTAAATTTGTGGTCGGGAATGTAGCTCCAATCGGATGTATACCGTACCAGAAATCAATCAATCAGCTAAAGGATAAACAATGTGTTGATTTGGCAAACAAGTTGGCTCTTCAGTACAATGCTCGTCTCAAAGATCTCTTGATGGTGGAACTGAAAGATAGTCTAAAAGACGCACACTTCGTGTATGCAAACGTCTATGATCTAGTTATGGACCTTATTGTCAACTACAAAGAATACG GGTTTAAGACATCAAGTGAGGCGTGCTGTGGGACGGGAGGGAGATTGGCCGGGATATTGCCATGTGGACCAACCTCAAGCCTTTGTACGGACCGGTCAAAGCATGTGTTTTGGGACCCGTACCATCCTAGCGAAGCTGCTAATCTCATCATCGCTGACAAATTACTCAACGGAGACTCCAAATACGTTACTCCCTTTAATCTCCTCCACCTTCGTGACCTTTAA